In the Gossypium raimondii isolate GPD5lz chromosome 9, ASM2569854v1, whole genome shotgun sequence genome, one interval contains:
- the LOC105798609 gene encoding probable glutathione S-transferase gives MAEVKLLGTWPSPFYYRVVWVLKLKGIAYEFIEEDLNNKGPLLLQHNPIHKKIPVLIHSGKSICESMIILEYIQEIWPQNSLLPTDPYDRAIARFWIKFAEDKLPAIWMVFRTSGEEQKKAIRDSLEMLETTEEHALGDKTFFGGDKIDLVDIAFGQLSQWLQMVEDVTNVKLLDASKFPRLQRWINNFKQVPIIKENLPDYQEMFAYFKALRVMLLSSK, from the exons ATGGCTGAAGTAAAGCTGCTTGGAACATGGCCGAGTCCTTTCTACTATAGAGTTGTTTGGGTCCTGAAATTGAAAGGTATAGCATATGAATTCATAGAAGAAGATCTGAACAACAAAGGTCCACTGCTTCTCCAGCATAATCCAATTCACAAGAAGATACCAGTACTTATCCATAGTGGAAAGTCAATTTGTGAGTCTATGATCATTCTTGAATATATCCAAGAGATTTGGCCACAAAATTCCCTGCTGCCAACTGATCCTTATGATAGAGCCATCGCtcgtttttggattaaatttgcTGAGGATAAG CTTCCAGCAATCTGGATGGTGTTTCGAACCAGTGGTGAAGAACAAAAGAAGGCGATTAGGGATAGCCTGGAAATGCTAGAAACAACTGAAGAACATGCGCTTGGAGACAAGACGTTCTTTGGGGGAGACAAGATTGACTTGGTGGATATAGCTTTTGGTCAACTTAGCCAGTGGTTACAAATGGTTGAAGATGTAACAAACGTTAAGCTACTCGATGCTAGCAAGTTCCCTCGTTTGCAAAGATGGATCAATAATTTCAAACAAGTTCccataataaaagaaaaccttCCTGATTACCAAGAGATGTTTGCTTACTTCAAGGCTCTCAGGGTAATGCTACTTTCATCCAAATGA